One region of Nakamurella flava genomic DNA includes:
- a CDS encoding VOC family protein, with translation MVLTRVDHIDLKVPDLSVALAFFATLGFVEVNRTPARGSVEVALPGSEQVVFELREDATLDAFVIDHLAFSSTDQAADVQTLEAAGHAFSRANTFIPVTGKTISDFTDPYGMRWQLTD, from the coding sequence ATGGTGCTGACCCGGGTGGATCACATCGATCTGAAGGTGCCGGACCTGTCCGTCGCCCTGGCGTTCTTCGCGACGTTGGGGTTCGTTGAGGTCAACCGCACGCCGGCCCGCGGGTCGGTCGAGGTGGCCCTGCCCGGGTCGGAGCAGGTGGTCTTCGAGCTCCGGGAGGACGCCACCCTCGACGCGTTCGTGATCGACCATCTGGCCTTCTCCTCCACCGATCAGGCGGCGGACGTGCAGACCCTGGAAGCGGCCGGCCACGCCTTCAGCCGGGCCAATACGTTTATCCCGGTCACCGGCAAGACGATCTCCGACTTCACCGACCCCTACGGGATGCGCTGGCAGCTGACCGACTGA
- a CDS encoding helix-turn-helix transcriptional regulator, whose product MRADRLLTIMLLLRTHARLTAAELAGRLEVSERTVLRDVEALSSAGVPVYAERGRHGGFALLPGFRADVTGLADTEAQVLFAYLGLDTFGDLGLSREVRSALHKLAASAPDRLAAPAGRLRDVVHVDRRRWFAEPDDITHLPALRRAATERRRVRLAYRSPRDDEPVTRMVDPLGLVENGNRWYLVGYHRGEPRTWRLARVRRLQVLDEPARLPPDARLVAVWDELRHRFESSPGPAATVHLRVRASAEATVRTALQPLLAAGELRVRHREGPADDTGTVELSGDFRLARAVIGVCLGLADDVEITGPADLRARAAMTAATAARRYQGPGAEPPASPSPGRSGPDSADRPTVG is encoded by the coding sequence GTGCGCGCGGACCGGTTGCTGACGATCATGCTGCTGCTGCGCACCCACGCCCGGCTGACCGCGGCCGAGCTGGCCGGCCGCCTGGAGGTGTCGGAGCGGACGGTGCTGCGCGACGTGGAAGCGCTGTCGTCCGCCGGCGTCCCGGTGTACGCCGAACGGGGTCGGCACGGCGGGTTCGCGCTGCTGCCCGGCTTCCGGGCCGACGTCACCGGGCTCGCCGACACCGAGGCACAGGTGTTGTTCGCCTACCTGGGCCTGGACACCTTCGGCGATCTCGGTCTGTCGCGTGAGGTGCGGTCGGCCCTGCACAAGCTGGCCGCGAGCGCGCCGGACCGGCTGGCCGCACCGGCCGGGCGGCTCCGCGACGTGGTGCACGTCGACCGACGACGCTGGTTCGCCGAACCGGACGACATCACCCACCTCCCCGCGTTGCGGCGCGCAGCCACCGAGCGTCGCCGGGTGCGGCTGGCCTACCGCTCCCCGCGCGACGACGAGCCGGTGACCCGCATGGTCGATCCGCTCGGCCTGGTCGAGAACGGCAACCGCTGGTACCTGGTCGGCTACCACCGCGGTGAGCCCCGGACCTGGCGGCTGGCCCGCGTCCGTCGGCTGCAGGTCCTCGACGAGCCGGCCCGGCTACCGCCCGACGCTCGGCTGGTCGCCGTCTGGGACGAGCTGCGGCACCGTTTCGAGTCGTCGCCGGGACCGGCGGCCACGGTGCACCTGCGGGTGCGGGCGTCGGCCGAGGCGACCGTCCGGACGGCGCTGCAACCGTTGCTCGCCGCCGGGGAACTGAGGGTCCGGCACCGAGAGGGCCCAGCGGACGACACGGGGACGGTCGAGCTGAGCGGCGACTTCCGGCTGGCCCGGGCCGTCATCGGGGTGTGCCTCGGGCTGGCCGACGACGTCGAGATCACCGGGCCGGCGGATCTGCGTGCGCGGGCGGCGATGACGGCGGCGACAGCCGCCCGGCGCTATCAGGGGCCGGGCGCCGAACCGCCCGCATCGCCATCACCCGGGCGGTCCGGACCGGATTCCGCGGATCGGCCTACCGTGGGGTGA
- a CDS encoding TIGR03086 family metal-binding protein: MTSPAPTDPRPALQRAIEIADAVQGTVGPDHLDRPTPCAEFDVRTLRGHLLTVIRRVAIVLSGGRFDAVPHVTVVADEDYDRQWATGREELLAVLPGVDLGRTVIAPFGTVPAGAAIGSYIGEFLVHSWDLVAVTGRVDLLDQELAAAVLDVARQRIPAEGRENIPFGPVVDVPVDAPATDRLAAWMGHDPAWAARV; the protein is encoded by the coding sequence ATGACCAGCCCCGCCCCCACCGATCCCCGTCCGGCCCTGCAGCGCGCCATCGAGATCGCCGACGCCGTACAGGGCACCGTCGGACCGGACCATCTCGACCGCCCCACCCCGTGCGCCGAGTTCGACGTCCGCACCCTGCGCGGCCACCTGCTCACCGTCATCCGGCGGGTCGCCATCGTCCTGTCCGGCGGCCGGTTCGACGCCGTCCCGCACGTCACCGTCGTCGCCGACGAGGACTACGACCGGCAGTGGGCGACCGGCCGGGAGGAGCTGCTCGCCGTACTCCCCGGAGTCGACCTCGGTCGGACGGTCATCGCGCCGTTCGGCACCGTGCCGGCCGGTGCGGCCATCGGCAGCTACATCGGCGAGTTCCTCGTGCACAGCTGGGATCTCGTCGCGGTCACCGGTCGCGTCGACCTGCTCGACCAGGAGCTCGCCGCCGCCGTCCTGGATGTCGCGCGGCAGCGCATCCCCGCCGAGGGGCGCGAGAACATCCCGTTCGGGCCGGTCGTCGACGTGCCCGTCGACGCCCCGGCCACCGACCGGCTAGCCGCCTGGATGGGGCACGACCCGGCCTGGGCGGCGCGGGTGTGA